GTCGCGTTCCCAACCCGAGAATCTTGCGCAGCTGGTCGTTCTCGACCTGGAGCGCCTGCGCCTTCACGGCGCGCAGCGCGACGGAGTCGGCGACGAGCTGCCGCTGCTCGCTCGAGACCCACGCGGTGCGCCAGCGTTCCGCGCCGCGCTGCAAGCTGACGAGCGGCGCCACGGCGGTCCGGCGCAGTGCGCTCGCGATCGGTTCCTTGTCCTCGTTGCGAAGAACGAGCAAGACGAGTGATATGACGACGCAGCCGATCAACAGGCCGGCATCGACTTTGTTGCCTAAACGTGCCGCACTTGCCACGAGCTATCCCCTCAGAGATCGTTTCAACAGGCTGTCATTCCGAGCCAAAGCGCAGCGCAGGCGAGGAATCTTTCGTCTCGAAAGAGTGGCGTCCCTCTACCGGGCAGGCTAGATCCCTCGCTTCGCTCGGGATGACGACAGGTTTGAACGCACTCTTAGGCGCTGAGGACGGACCAGTACTTCTCCTCATCGTCAAGAATCCGGCCCGTTCCGCGGACGACGCAGGTGAGCGGATCCTCGTCCACGTGGATCGGCAAGCTGGTCTCCTGGCTGAGTAGCAAGTCGAGGCCGCGAATGAGCGCGCCGCCGCCGGTCATGACGATGCCGCGATCGACGATGTCGCTGGCGAGTTCCGGCGGCGTGATCTCGAGCGCGCGGCGCACGGCGTCGACGATCTGCTGGATCGGCTCCTGAATGGCCTCGCGGATCTCGCTCGAGTGGACGCGCACCGTTTTCGGAATGCCGGACACCAGGTCTCGGCCCTTCACTTCCATCTCGCGCTCGTCGCCGACCGGCGCGGCCGACCCGATGTTGATCTTGATCTGCTCCGCGGTCGGCTCGCCGATGAGCAAATTGTAATTCTTGCGCATGAACTGCACGATCGACGTATCGAGCTCGTCGCCGCCCGTGCGAATCGATGCATCGCTCACGATGCCGGACAGCGCGATGACAGCGATTTCCGTCGTGCCGCCGCCGATGTCGATCACCATGTTGCCGGTCGGCGTTTCGACGGGAAGCCCGACGCCAATCGCCGCCGCCATCGGCTCGGCCACCATGAACACTTCTTTCGCGCCCGCGCCGAGGGCGGAGTCGCGCACGGCACGACGCTCCACTTCCGTGATACCAGACGGAACGCAGACGATCACTCGCGGTTTGACCTTGAAGACGTGATTCTCGATGATGAGCGTGAGGAAGTAGCGCAGCATTCGTTCCGTCACGTCGAAATCGGCGATCACGCCGTCTTTCATCGGACGAACGGCGATCACGCCGTCGGGCGTGCGACCGAGCATGCGCTTCGCTTCGAGGCCGACACCCTTGATCTTCTTGGTCTCGCGATCGATTGCGACGACCGAGGGTTCGTTGAGTACGATGCCTTCGCCCTTGACGTAGATCAGCGTGTTTGCGGTACCGAGATCAACGGCAATCGCGTTCGCCGGGAAGAACGATCTTCCCGCTTTCAAAAAAGGCCAGCGCATCTAGCAGGGGCTCGAGGCGTGCCGAAGGCACGGAGGGATCGTGAAACGGTGCATCGGGGCGTAAGGTAGTAGAGCGGGTAAT
The DNA window shown above is from Gemmatimonadaceae bacterium and carries:
- a CDS encoding rod shape-determining protein is translated as MRWPFLKAGRSFFPANAIAVDLGTANTLIYVKGEGIVLNEPSVVAIDRETKKIKGVGLEAKRMLGRTPDGVIAVRPMKDGVIADFDVTERMLRYFLTLIIENHVFKVKPRVIVCVPSGITEVERRAVRDSALGAGAKEVFMVAEPMAAAIGVGLPVETPTGNMVIDIGGGTTEIAVIALSGIVSDASIRTGGDELDTSIVQFMRKNYNLLIGEPTAEQIKINIGSAAPVGDEREMEVKGRDLVSGIPKTVRVHSSEIREAIQEPIQQIVDAVRRALEITPPELASDIVDRGIVMTGGGALIRGLDLLLSQETSLPIHVDEDPLTCVVRGTGRILDDEEKYWSVLSA